One segment of Arcanobacterium phocae DNA contains the following:
- a CDS encoding flp pilus-assembly TadE/G-like family protein, with protein sequence MTNSKEHITEVGSTTVLMIGVIAILLALGGVLTGLGWAGERQQDIQDVTDLAALSAAQVYRETSDSQRACQVASQLAAGMDLSCSVAGAKVSILATSHPQLGWIRLDFHAKATAGPRYEIDPALLP encoded by the coding sequence ATGACTAATAGCAAAGAGCACATAACAGAAGTTGGGTCAACTACAGTTTTAATGATCGGGGTGATAGCAATACTGCTTGCTCTGGGTGGAGTATTAACTGGGCTTGGGTGGGCTGGTGAACGTCAGCAAGACATTCAAGATGTAACGGATTTGGCGGCGCTATCTGCAGCTCAAGTGTATCGGGAAACTTCTGACTCTCAGCGTGCTTGCCAAGTTGCGAGCCAGCTTGCCGCAGGGATGGATCTTTCTTGCTCAGTTGCTGGAGCTAAAGTCAGTATTCTAGCTACAAGTCACCCGCAGTTAGGATGGATTCGTCTTGATTTTCATGCCAAGGCCACTGCTGGGCCGCGTTATGAAATTGATCCAGCCCTGCTGCCGTGA
- a CDS encoding type II secretion system F family protein, whose product MLVVLAIMMGFMMVVPVRKPLTMNKPRIGRVDMAVVLDVAAATLLSGNSVPDVLHSLGSALSGIEVGVKSSQGEKLHEVANMLVMGTSWEEAWEGVEGFDLFAQTLQPAWVDGVAPLPLLERGARTLRLTQARRAKEAAARLGEALVLPLGLCFLPAFVILGVVPVVAGAAVSLW is encoded by the coding sequence ATGCTGGTTGTGCTTGCAATCATGATGGGATTCATGATGGTTGTTCCAGTTCGAAAACCCTTGACAATGAATAAGCCTCGGATCGGGCGAGTTGATATGGCGGTCGTGCTAGATGTTGCGGCCGCTACTTTATTATCTGGAAACTCTGTTCCAGACGTTTTACATAGTTTAGGGAGTGCCTTAAGCGGGATTGAGGTTGGCGTGAAATCTAGCCAAGGAGAGAAGCTACATGAAGTGGCAAACATGCTGGTTATGGGGACTTCGTGGGAAGAAGCATGGGAAGGCGTTGAGGGCTTCGATCTTTTTGCGCAGACACTCCAGCCCGCCTGGGTTGATGGCGTTGCGCCACTACCGTTATTGGAGCGCGGCGCGCGGACATTGCGGCTTACTCAAGCACGCCGTGCAAAAGAAGCAGCGGCTCGGCTTGGAGAAGCCTTAGTACTGCCTTTGGGACTATGTTTCCTTCCCGCATTTGTGATTCTTGGTGTTGTGCCAGTAGTTGCGGGTGCGGCAGTAAGCCTGTGGTAA
- a CDS encoding type II secretion system F family protein → MLIVVVIMVVAFVSVPRVSERAVRVGLRRRRKPARKKSRNLDMGMVMSEVATRLRSGSSVEQAWQRTLRQCGIDGGYGGETGGRFLSDDGVPVPLQQIWNLSWWQRKRRRISPGAMSALPAAFLVCRMSQGTGAPVADVLDSCANGITEAGEAVAARDIALAGPQTSAFMLAFLPIAGIGFGTLLGAHPIEFFVSSLAGFGVLVLGLGTECAGLWWVRRLVVRARKESEEL, encoded by the coding sequence ATGCTTATCGTTGTTGTGATTATGGTTGTGGCGTTCGTGAGCGTCCCTAGAGTTTCGGAAAGAGCTGTGCGTGTGGGGCTGCGTCGCCGTCGGAAACCGGCAAGGAAAAAGTCGCGAAATCTGGACATGGGGATGGTGATGTCGGAGGTAGCAACGCGGTTGCGTTCTGGTTCTTCAGTGGAGCAGGCCTGGCAGCGCACGTTACGTCAGTGCGGTATCGATGGAGGTTATGGCGGGGAAACAGGTGGCCGATTTTTGTCCGATGACGGCGTCCCAGTGCCATTACAGCAGATATGGAATTTATCGTGGTGGCAACGAAAACGACGTCGAATTTCGCCTGGCGCAATGTCTGCACTGCCAGCTGCTTTCTTGGTTTGCCGAATGTCTCAGGGTACCGGAGCTCCGGTGGCTGATGTGTTGGATTCGTGTGCCAATGGAATAACTGAAGCCGGTGAAGCAGTGGCAGCGCGCGATATTGCTTTAGCGGGACCGCAAACGTCTGCTTTTATGTTGGCGTTTTTACCAATCGCGGGAATTGGTTTTGGAACTTTACTAGGCGCGCACCCCATCGAGTTTTTTGTTTCGTCCCTGGCGGGATTTGGCGTATTAGTACTTGGACTAGGCACAGAATGTGCCGGATTGTGGTGGGTGCGGAGACTAGTTGTTAGAGCCCGAAAAGAAAGTGAGGAACTATAA
- a CDS encoding ribonucleoside triphosphate reductase, which produces MNHHIDPVESIQEYITRSDWRVNANANQDYSLGGLILNNAGKMVANYWLDEVFSDEAGQAHRDGDFHIHDLDMLSGYCAGWSLRRLLEEGFNGVSGAIASNPPKHFSSACGQIVNFLGTLQNEWAGAQAFSSFDTYMAPFVRLDQLSYDDVKQNIQELIYNLNVPSRWGSQCPFTNLTFDWNCPADLAEQNPIIGDELCDFTYGELAEEMAMINRAYMEVMIEGDANGRVFTFPIPTYNITKDFEWDSENATLLFAMTAKYGLPYFQNFINSELDPGMIRSMCCRLQLDMRELLKRGNGLFGSAELTGSIGVVTMNMARLGYLYAGDLPRLYERLDALLEVACDTLERRRRAVQGFMDGGLYPYSQRYLGTLNNHFSTIGVNGMNEMVRNFTLDEFDITDQRGHAMVADMLDHINARLVDFQERTGNLYNLEATPAEGTTYRLAKEDAKRYPNIIQAGTPDQPYYTNSSQLPVGFTDDAFEALELQDELQCKYTGGTVLHLYMNEAISSPDACKEIIRRALTRFSLPYITITPTFSICPIHGYLKGEHETCPTCAQTRPEAEPQECEVWTRVMGYFRPVQSFNIGKKGEYAERKMFVEKALS; this is translated from the coding sequence ATGAATCATCATATTGACCCAGTCGAATCAATCCAGGAATACATCACACGTTCAGATTGGCGCGTGAATGCCAATGCCAACCAAGATTATTCCCTCGGTGGTTTGATACTTAACAACGCCGGAAAAATGGTTGCCAACTATTGGCTTGATGAGGTTTTCTCCGATGAAGCTGGCCAGGCTCACCGTGACGGCGATTTTCATATCCACGATCTCGATATGCTCTCTGGTTACTGTGCTGGTTGGTCCCTTCGTCGTCTCCTAGAAGAAGGCTTCAATGGTGTTTCCGGAGCTATCGCATCCAACCCGCCTAAGCATTTCTCTTCTGCCTGCGGCCAGATTGTCAACTTCCTCGGCACTCTGCAAAATGAATGGGCAGGAGCTCAGGCATTCTCCTCCTTCGATACCTACATGGCACCCTTCGTGCGGCTCGACCAGCTTTCTTACGATGATGTCAAACAAAATATCCAAGAATTGATCTACAACCTCAACGTGCCATCACGGTGGGGTAGCCAATGTCCGTTCACGAACCTCACCTTCGACTGGAACTGCCCAGCAGACCTCGCAGAACAAAACCCAATCATCGGAGATGAGCTCTGCGACTTCACCTATGGCGAGCTTGCCGAAGAAATGGCTATGATCAACCGTGCTTATATGGAAGTCATGATCGAAGGCGATGCCAACGGCCGCGTATTCACCTTCCCGATTCCTACCTACAACATCACTAAAGATTTTGAATGGGACTCCGAAAACGCCACGCTTTTGTTTGCAATGACTGCAAAATACGGCCTGCCCTACTTCCAAAACTTCATCAACTCCGAGCTCGATCCGGGCATGATTCGTTCCATGTGTTGCCGCCTGCAACTGGATATGCGTGAGCTGCTCAAGCGCGGAAACGGACTGTTTGGCTCAGCTGAATTAACCGGTTCCATTGGCGTAGTTACCATGAACATGGCGCGCTTAGGCTATCTATATGCTGGTGATTTGCCGCGTTTGTACGAACGATTGGATGCACTGCTGGAGGTGGCTTGCGATACGCTTGAGCGTCGTCGTCGAGCAGTCCAAGGGTTTATGGACGGTGGGCTATACCCATACTCCCAGCGCTACCTCGGCACACTCAACAACCACTTCTCAACCATCGGTGTTAACGGTATGAATGAGATGGTTCGCAACTTCACCCTTGATGAATTCGACATCACTGATCAACGCGGACACGCCATGGTGGCAGACATGCTTGACCATATTAATGCTCGCCTCGTCGATTTCCAGGAGCGCACCGGAAATCTGTACAACCTCGAAGCAACCCCGGCTGAGGGCACCACCTACCGGCTGGCAAAAGAAGACGCCAAGCGTTACCCGAATATTATTCAGGCCGGTACCCCTGACCAGCCGTATTACACGAATTCTTCGCAGTTGCCGGTGGGCTTCACGGACGACGCATTCGAAGCTCTCGAACTGCAAGATGAATTGCAGTGCAAGTACACTGGCGGCACCGTCCTCCACCTGTATATGAACGAAGCGATTTCGTCTCCAGATGCCTGCAAGGAAATCATTCGCCGTGCCTTGACCCGGTTCTCCTTGCCGTACATCACGATCACACCAACATTCTCGATCTGCCCTATCCACGGATACCTCAAGGGTGAGCACGAAACCTGCCCGACTTGCGCACAGACCCGTCCCGAGGCTGAACCGCAAGAGTGTGAAGTGTGGACGCGCGTGATGGGCTACTTCCGTCCAGTTCAGTCCTTCAACATTGGTAAGAAGGGCGAATATGCAGAGCGGAAGATGTTCGTGGAGAAAGCTCTATCATAA
- a CDS encoding DEAD/DEAH box helicase, whose translation MTSLPESFSEFITGHIQIPPREPRYGQWGKAVPEAVQSTLKQYGVMRPWLHQARAIEALASGSNVVIATGTGSGKSLVAWVPALSMLSNFSTSASLSNHTHRPTTLYLSPTKALGADQRTNLEQLATALDPHITVASADGDCDTAARRFARDYGDIVLTNPDFLHYSMLSRHTQWARLWRGLTYIAVDEFHHYRGNFGANVALILRRTLRIAAHYGAHPRIIFLSATVHNPAHAAQRFLGDAFGPVVAITEDGSSAGPRDIYTMTGSDNSYEQASDLAAELVASGNQLLTFVRSRSGTERVAELIREKLGNISPELSSQVAAYRGGYLPEERRELESQLRSGKIRALATTSALELGIDIAGLDCVVVTGWPGTHASFQQQIGRAGRSGTTGLAVFIARDNPLDQFIASHPEMLRSHGTESPTFDPTNPWILPAHLTAAAHELPLTSQDLPIFSLTDTKPLDDMTAADLLRQRPRGWFWNTDTRIDPHGLLDLREAGHTISIVNSADGSVLGTVDAAQADTTVFPGAIYLHQGAPFEIEGATEDIVLAHPAPDTDIRTYARTETSVDIVSTTHRFILPDGQWCYGMINVRSQVVGYDMRRVSDGVFLGTVPLELPVREFVTAGTWLTLTESLTRKAGISTANLPGALHAAEHTMIALLPLLATCDRWDIGGLSTAAHPQTTQPTIIIHDAIPGGSGAALRGFYAGPHWLKTTLETLTTCPCVDGCPSCVQSPKCGNNNNPLSKDDALLLTAAGLDQFHNAAQQWPWHENQDESILTAGDL comes from the coding sequence ATGACTTCCTTGCCTGAATCGTTTTCTGAATTCATCACGGGCCATATCCAGATCCCACCACGCGAACCCCGCTATGGACAATGGGGAAAAGCTGTACCAGAAGCAGTTCAGAGCACACTCAAGCAATACGGAGTTATGCGCCCGTGGCTACATCAGGCTCGAGCAATCGAGGCACTTGCCAGCGGCTCTAACGTCGTGATTGCCACTGGAACCGGTTCTGGAAAATCCCTTGTTGCATGGGTTCCTGCCCTTAGTATGCTCTCTAATTTTTCGACGTCAGCATCGTTATCTAACCACACTCACCGGCCAACAACGTTATATCTTTCTCCTACAAAAGCCCTCGGTGCAGATCAGCGCACAAACCTCGAACAGTTAGCCACCGCCCTCGATCCCCATATTACTGTTGCCTCAGCCGATGGTGACTGCGATACTGCGGCTCGCCGTTTCGCTCGAGACTACGGCGATATTGTGCTAACTAACCCTGACTTTCTCCATTATTCGATGCTCAGCAGACATACTCAGTGGGCACGGTTATGGCGTGGACTGACCTACATTGCGGTAGACGAGTTCCATCACTACCGGGGAAACTTTGGCGCAAATGTCGCTCTTATTTTACGGCGCACGTTGCGCATCGCTGCTCACTATGGCGCCCATCCGCGCATCATTTTCCTTTCTGCAACAGTTCATAATCCTGCGCATGCAGCTCAGCGGTTCCTGGGTGACGCCTTCGGTCCAGTAGTTGCAATAACTGAGGACGGATCATCGGCCGGCCCGCGCGATATTTACACAATGACTGGTAGCGACAATTCCTATGAACAAGCTAGTGACCTTGCTGCCGAACTCGTGGCAAGTGGAAATCAACTGTTGACGTTTGTTCGTTCCCGATCAGGCACCGAACGAGTTGCGGAATTAATCCGCGAAAAACTCGGCAATATTTCACCAGAGTTGAGTTCCCAAGTAGCCGCCTATCGCGGTGGATATTTACCAGAAGAGCGACGTGAGTTAGAATCCCAGTTACGCAGCGGGAAGATTCGTGCGCTTGCTACAACTTCAGCTTTAGAACTCGGTATTGATATTGCTGGATTAGATTGCGTAGTCGTGACCGGCTGGCCGGGGACTCATGCATCTTTCCAACAACAAATTGGCCGAGCTGGACGCTCCGGCACAACTGGCTTAGCAGTTTTTATCGCTCGCGACAATCCACTCGACCAGTTCATCGCTAGTCACCCGGAGATGCTCCGATCTCACGGCACAGAGTCACCTACCTTCGATCCAACCAATCCTTGGATTTTGCCAGCACATCTGACTGCTGCCGCACATGAGCTTCCCTTAACATCGCAAGATCTACCAATCTTCTCACTCACTGACACCAAACCACTTGATGATATGACCGCTGCAGATCTGCTACGTCAACGACCACGTGGTTGGTTCTGGAATACCGATACCCGAATAGATCCTCACGGTCTCTTAGACCTACGCGAAGCAGGTCATACTATTTCCATCGTCAATTCCGCAGACGGAAGTGTGCTTGGGACAGTCGACGCCGCACAGGCAGACACCACCGTTTTTCCTGGCGCGATCTATCTTCACCAAGGGGCACCTTTTGAGATCGAAGGCGCAACGGAGGATATTGTTCTGGCCCATCCAGCTCCAGACACAGATATCCGCACCTATGCTCGTACTGAAACAAGCGTTGACATCGTCTCTACTACGCACCGCTTTATCCTCCCTGATGGACAATGGTGCTACGGAATGATCAATGTTCGCTCACAAGTAGTTGGCTATGACATGCGCCGAGTAAGTGACGGCGTTTTTCTTGGCACTGTTCCATTGGAACTCCCTGTTCGCGAATTTGTCACGGCAGGAACCTGGCTGACGCTTACCGAGTCTCTTACCAGAAAAGCTGGGATCTCAACGGCAAACTTACCGGGAGCGTTACACGCCGCGGAACATACAATGATCGCGCTACTTCCGTTACTTGCTACCTGTGACCGTTGGGATATAGGCGGATTATCCACCGCTGCCCATCCACAGACAACACAACCAACCATCATCATTCACGATGCTATTCCGGGCGGTTCCGGCGCCGCCTTGCGAGGATTTTACGCCGGACCACACTGGTTAAAAACAACGTTGGAAACATTGACTACGTGTCCATGCGTGGACGGATGCCCATCATGTGTCCAATCGCCCAAGTGCGGCAACAACAACAATCCATTATCGAAAGACGACGCTTTGTTACTCACGGCAGCAGGGCTGGATCAATTTCATAACGCGGCCCAGCAGTGGCCTTGGCATGAAAATCAAGACGAATCCATCCTAACTGCGGGTGACTTGTAG
- a CDS encoding DUF7059 domain-containing protein, translating to MKDFQFFDALRADLRNYTLDHIAETLGEDALTALGRDEAVPAQLAAERVGGQLGLLVRLWWTGDTLSDDDVALAIPCTYRDADGCDGLAELLERADDGVRARCQLVPVAAGEELVWIASDRGSLQGARHNTDHVMGVGGATRTLAGLAHYEPGQQVLDLGTGCGIHAILAAKAGAHAVATDISARALDYAQFNAALNEVEIETRLGSLFEPVAGSQFDVVVSNPPFVITPGEVRDNLGTLEYRDGGVPGDTLAADVVAGLGTCLAPDGSAYMLANWEIAGDVPDWSEHPRAWLASQHLDAVVIQREVIPADSYVEMWLHDGGLRAGHADYAKAYRAWLTDFQARAVSHVGFGYVLVQRDGEGRLPWQVFHDLRGGMPADVPGALELLWSAREIAEETLSSLRLTNANVEEHRRYHPGETDPWLISFAPKNGFADQIQADTALAGFVSVCDGELTVGQICDALAQLLEMPAPEVRSSLLPKVMHMVRLGMLQVVDK from the coding sequence ATGAAAGATTTCCAGTTTTTTGATGCTTTGCGGGCCGATCTGCGTAATTACACCCTCGATCACATTGCGGAAACCTTGGGCGAAGACGCGCTCACGGCTCTGGGACGTGACGAAGCCGTGCCGGCACAGCTTGCTGCCGAACGAGTTGGTGGTCAGTTGGGGCTACTTGTCCGATTGTGGTGGACAGGCGATACCCTATCGGACGACGACGTTGCGCTCGCGATTCCGTGTACCTACCGTGACGCTGATGGTTGCGATGGTTTGGCAGAGTTATTGGAACGTGCGGATGATGGGGTGCGGGCACGGTGTCAACTTGTGCCGGTGGCTGCTGGCGAGGAACTGGTGTGGATTGCCTCTGATCGGGGCTCTCTCCAAGGAGCACGGCATAACACCGATCATGTGATGGGCGTTGGTGGAGCGACTCGGACCCTTGCCGGTCTTGCTCATTATGAGCCGGGCCAACAGGTGTTGGATTTGGGAACTGGGTGCGGGATTCATGCAATTCTTGCGGCAAAAGCGGGTGCGCATGCGGTGGCTACCGATATTTCTGCCCGCGCGCTCGACTATGCACAGTTCAACGCGGCACTGAATGAGGTTGAGATTGAAACCCGGTTGGGTTCGCTGTTTGAACCGGTTGCTGGTTCGCAGTTCGACGTCGTCGTCTCTAATCCGCCTTTTGTGATCACGCCCGGTGAGGTACGGGACAACTTAGGTACTCTCGAATATCGTGACGGCGGTGTCCCGGGTGATACGTTGGCGGCGGACGTGGTTGCTGGTTTGGGAACATGTTTAGCGCCCGATGGTTCGGCGTATATGTTGGCGAACTGGGAGATCGCTGGTGACGTTCCAGACTGGTCGGAACATCCGCGCGCGTGGTTAGCATCGCAGCACTTGGATGCGGTCGTTATTCAACGCGAGGTAATTCCGGCCGATAGCTATGTGGAAATGTGGTTGCACGACGGCGGTTTGCGCGCCGGACACGCTGACTATGCCAAGGCTTATCGGGCGTGGCTGACCGATTTTCAGGCACGCGCAGTTTCTCATGTTGGATTTGGCTATGTGCTGGTGCAGCGCGACGGCGAGGGGCGGCTACCGTGGCAGGTTTTCCACGATCTGCGCGGTGGTATGCCTGCCGATGTGCCGGGTGCTTTGGAACTCTTGTGGTCAGCTCGGGAGATTGCTGAGGAAACGTTGTCTTCGTTACGTTTAACAAATGCGAATGTGGAAGAACATCGTCGTTATCATCCGGGAGAAACGGATCCGTGGCTGATCAGTTTTGCCCCGAAGAATGGTTTCGCGGATCAGATCCAGGCGGACACAGCATTGGCTGGTTTTGTCTCAGTTTGCGACGGAGAATTAACGGTTGGTCAAATTTGTGACGCGCTAGCTCAGCTCTTGGAAATGCCAGCCCCGGAGGTGCGTTCATCCTTGTTGCCAAAAGTTATGCACATGGTCCGGTTGGGGATGCTCCAAGTAGTGGATAAATGA
- a CDS encoding DUF4244 domain-containing protein, with product MKALAKRLWKQPRSRVEDGMVSAEYAVGTVATTSIAGILIWIAQQDWFRELFAALFKFLFRSFIG from the coding sequence ATGAAAGCTCTCGCAAAGCGTCTATGGAAACAACCACGTTCACGAGTTGAAGATGGAATGGTGTCTGCAGAATATGCGGTGGGAACAGTGGCTACAACGAGCATTGCCGGCATCCTGATCTGGATTGCTCAGCAAGATTGGTTTAGAGAATTGTTCGCGGCACTCTTCAAATTTCTGTTTCGATCTTTTATTGGGTAG
- a CDS encoding anaerobic ribonucleoside-triphosphate reductase activating protein, producing MPTAVTSASDLAIAGYVPLSTIDWPGALCASVFLQGCPWSCVYCQNTELMDPRANGQVAWEDVRAFLERRRGLLDGVVFSGGEATRQPALVPAIQEVRELGFRIGLHTAGAYPARFADVVSDVDWVGLDIKASATGYRPIIGVDAGAKAWQCLDLLLADVARRRTTNQPLTYEVRTTVFPGSTVARELPDIISALRERGVENFALQEARERGTSPQFQEQAREWDLPAWRHTWEGLVAQVEQAGFTTAVIRPA from the coding sequence ATGCCTACCGCAGTAACCAGTGCGTCTGACCTTGCGATTGCCGGCTATGTTCCATTGTCAACGATCGATTGGCCGGGCGCACTGTGTGCATCTGTTTTCTTGCAGGGCTGCCCGTGGTCATGCGTGTATTGTCAAAACACGGAGCTGATGGATCCGCGTGCAAATGGCCAAGTTGCATGGGAGGACGTGCGAGCCTTTTTGGAACGCCGCCGGGGACTGCTCGACGGCGTGGTGTTTAGCGGTGGGGAAGCGACCCGTCAGCCGGCGTTGGTTCCAGCAATTCAAGAGGTACGCGAGCTCGGATTTCGGATCGGACTACATACTGCCGGAGCTTATCCAGCGCGGTTTGCCGACGTGGTGTCCGACGTCGATTGGGTAGGTTTAGACATCAAAGCTAGCGCCACTGGCTACCGTCCTATTATCGGGGTCGATGCGGGTGCTAAAGCTTGGCAGTGCCTTGATCTTTTGTTAGCCGACGTGGCTCGCCGTCGTACGACGAATCAGCCACTCACCTACGAGGTGCGAACCACCGTCTTCCCAGGTTCCACTGTTGCCCGCGAGTTACCGGACATCATCAGCGCGTTACGGGAGCGCGGGGTTGAGAATTTTGCACTCCAAGAGGCCCGCGAGCGTGGCACGTCACCGCAGTTCCAAGAACAAGCACGCGAGTGGGATCTGCCGGCATGGCGGCATACATGGGAGGGTCTCGTAGCTCAGGTAGAACAAGCTGGGTTTACGACTGCAGTGATTCGCCCGGCATAA
- a CDS encoding TadA family conjugal transfer-associated ATPase produces MRLSVQQIAMIRRRLAAGDSQAQAIRVQHDLLTSDDVAAADAQVRHEVIGAGATIGPLLEDPRVTDVVVNGPRNVWVDRGAGMTAVKIHRDDAMLLTGAGVRALAVRLAALCGQRLDDSSPIVDGTFASGVRLHAVIPPLSASGTLISLRTHRAQVMPLEELAQAGSVPHQLVPVMEAMVQHKANVIISGATGAGKTTFLNAMLSRISHRERILIIEESAELAPEHPHVVHMQVRRANVQGAGEVTMSDLVRAAMRMRPDRIVLGECRGAEVRDVLGALNTGHEGGWATIHANSARDVPARLVALGALAHMNEGTVAAQAASALDAVIHVERRGPWRGIAEIATLTRVGGELVSEPALTVAGGKVTAGPGVQRLSKRLGASCLSLL; encoded by the coding sequence ATGCGTTTATCAGTTCAACAAATCGCCATGATTCGACGTCGCTTGGCTGCCGGGGACAGCCAAGCTCAAGCAATTCGAGTGCAACACGATCTACTTACTAGTGATGATGTCGCAGCTGCAGATGCTCAGGTCCGCCACGAAGTTATCGGAGCTGGAGCAACGATTGGGCCATTGTTGGAAGATCCGCGCGTAACTGATGTAGTAGTTAATGGACCAAGAAATGTTTGGGTCGATCGGGGAGCAGGTATGACTGCGGTCAAGATCCATCGTGACGATGCCATGCTACTAACTGGTGCTGGCGTGCGTGCGCTCGCGGTTCGGTTGGCTGCTTTATGTGGGCAGCGCTTAGATGATTCCAGTCCAATTGTTGATGGCACATTTGCCTCAGGTGTCCGACTGCATGCGGTAATACCGCCGCTATCTGCCTCAGGTACGTTGATCTCGTTACGTACCCATCGGGCCCAGGTTATGCCACTTGAAGAATTGGCTCAGGCCGGTTCGGTTCCGCACCAGCTTGTCCCCGTAATGGAAGCGATGGTACAGCACAAAGCCAACGTGATTATTTCGGGTGCTACGGGTGCTGGAAAAACCACTTTTCTCAACGCGATGTTAAGCCGGATATCGCATCGAGAACGCATATTGATTATAGAAGAATCAGCGGAGTTAGCACCAGAGCATCCGCATGTGGTTCATATGCAGGTGCGCCGCGCAAATGTTCAAGGAGCTGGCGAAGTGACAATGAGCGATTTGGTACGTGCGGCAATGCGTATGCGTCCAGATCGGATTGTACTCGGCGAGTGCCGTGGAGCAGAGGTACGCGATGTGCTTGGTGCACTCAATACGGGGCATGAGGGAGGATGGGCTACGATCCATGCAAATTCAGCACGTGATGTGCCGGCTCGATTGGTGGCGTTGGGCGCGTTGGCACATATGAATGAAGGGACTGTTGCGGCACAAGCGGCAAGTGCTTTAGACGCGGTGATCCATGTGGAACGTCGTGGGCCGTGGCGTGGAATAGCAGAGATTGCCACTTTAACTCGCGTTGGTGGAGAACTGGTAAGCGAACCTGCCCTGACGGTGGCTGGTGGGAAAGTTACGGCTGGACCGGGAGTCCAACGTCTGTCGAAGCGGTTAGGAGCGTCATGCTTATCGTTGTTGTGA